A genomic stretch from Vibrio algarum includes:
- a CDS encoding undecaprenyl-diphosphate phosphatase: protein MTYFEAFILALVQGFTEFLPISSSAHLILPSAILGWEDQGLAFDVAVHVGTLAAVIIYFRHEVVTLLTALMGSIFKGERSKESKLAWMLVLATIPACIFGLFMKDIIEIYLRSAWVIATTTVVFALLLWWVDNNASLKDDEYQADGKKSLIIGITQALAMIPGTSRSGATITAALYLGFTREAAARFSFLMSIPIIMLAGGYLGLKLITSGEPVHLSILLTGIVTSFISAYICIFFFLKLISKMGMLPFVIYRLILGFGLFGFLIFG from the coding sequence ATGACGTATTTTGAAGCATTTATACTTGCCTTAGTTCAAGGCTTTACGGAGTTTCTCCCTATATCGAGTTCCGCCCACTTAATTTTGCCTTCTGCAATCTTAGGGTGGGAAGATCAAGGCTTAGCATTCGATGTGGCCGTGCATGTGGGAACCCTTGCCGCGGTTATTATTTATTTTAGACATGAAGTTGTTACCCTATTAACCGCCTTAATGGGGTCTATTTTCAAGGGCGAAAGATCAAAAGAGAGTAAATTGGCGTGGATGTTGGTGCTTGCTACAATCCCTGCCTGTATCTTTGGCCTATTCATGAAAGACATTATTGAAATATATTTGAGAAGTGCTTGGGTCATTGCAACAACAACCGTGGTATTTGCGTTGTTGTTATGGTGGGTAGACAACAATGCTTCGTTGAAAGATGATGAATATCAAGCCGATGGTAAAAAATCATTGATTATTGGCATTACTCAAGCGTTAGCTATGATACCGGGAACTTCTCGTTCTGGAGCAACGATTACCGCAGCTTTATATCTAGGCTTTACCCGAGAAGCCGCTGCACGTTTCTCTTTTTTAATGTCTATTCCAATTATTATGTTAGCGGGTGGGTATCTTGGGCTTAAGTTGATAACCAGTGGTGAACCGGTACATTTGAGTATTCTACTGACAGGGATTGTGACCTCTTTCATTAGTGCTTATATCTGTATTTTTTTCTTCTTAAAGCTTATTTCAAAAATGGGAATGCTACCGTTTGTCATCTATCGTTTGATACTCGGTTTTGGCCTGTTTGGTTTTTTGATTTTCGGTTAA
- a CDS encoding ExeA family protein, with product MYKDYFGFIEMPFSIVPSSRYLFLSSRHREAMGHLQAGLGDGGGFAMLTGEVGTGKTTVSKAMLASLNDDVKAGLILNPTFSENDLLEAICDEFNVKYPENATLKQLTKGIHQYLLENHAKGIQSLLLIDEAQHLSTQVLEQLRLLTNLETDSQKLLKVLLIGQPELQAKLQTAELRQLAQRITGRYHLLPLSDKEVEQYVEFRLQIAGAPRALFSVKALKVIAKYSQGIPRLINLVCDKALLYAYYSGEQEVSVEKVEKACQDVMSFQAPLTQQSQSHTSHSFPSFFSAIMLAIILVGLVFKFNQPIETFVQSHLTPLPVYQSKIEKQESIDDVLADFIKQSQNPINATQILYGLWGIKASVLDADCSLNNAPFYCETRYGNLQSVVAEKRPVVLSLNSEFGDFYAVLYKVYDDKIELINGSQRVLIATDWLNTNWNGEYQTLWYSEIDQVLKINSNGNSVEKLDLLLAKVLGDERLNTRVFNATLENRVKAFQTWQGLSADGVVGKNTLKLLDRMTTEFAPEIILIKEEG from the coding sequence ATGTATAAGGATTATTTTGGATTTATTGAGATGCCATTTTCGATAGTTCCAAGTTCAAGATACTTGTTTTTAAGTTCCCGCCATCGAGAGGCGATGGGACATCTTCAAGCCGGTCTTGGGGACGGTGGCGGTTTTGCCATGCTGACAGGGGAAGTTGGAACCGGTAAAACAACGGTATCCAAAGCCATGCTAGCATCGCTTAATGACGATGTGAAAGCAGGCTTAATACTTAACCCAACCTTTTCTGAAAACGACCTGCTTGAAGCTATATGCGATGAGTTTAATGTTAAGTATCCGGAAAACGCAACGCTTAAGCAGTTAACGAAAGGTATTCACCAGTATTTACTCGAAAACCATGCAAAAGGGATTCAATCACTATTGCTGATTGATGAGGCACAACACCTTTCAACTCAGGTATTAGAGCAGCTACGTTTATTAACTAATTTAGAAACGGACAGTCAGAAATTGTTAAAGGTGCTTCTTATTGGGCAACCTGAATTGCAAGCTAAGCTGCAAACGGCTGAACTGAGGCAATTGGCTCAACGGATCACGGGCCGTTATCATCTATTGCCTTTGTCGGATAAAGAGGTTGAACAATATGTTGAATTTCGCCTTCAGATAGCGGGAGCGCCACGTGCATTGTTTAGTGTTAAAGCATTAAAGGTCATTGCTAAATATTCACAGGGTATCCCTCGTTTGATCAATTTAGTGTGTGATAAAGCATTGCTGTATGCTTATTACAGCGGGGAACAAGAAGTCAGCGTAGAGAAAGTCGAAAAGGCGTGTCAGGACGTAATGTCTTTCCAGGCTCCATTAACTCAACAGAGTCAGTCCCACACTTCTCATTCATTTCCGTCTTTTTTTAGCGCTATTATGCTCGCCATTATTTTGGTCGGTTTAGTATTCAAATTTAACCAACCAATAGAAACGTTTGTCCAATCTCATCTTACACCTCTTCCAGTTTATCAATCGAAGATAGAAAAACAGGAGAGCATTGATGATGTATTAGCTGATTTCATTAAACAGAGCCAAAACCCAATTAATGCAACACAGATTTTATATGGCTTGTGGGGTATTAAAGCATCGGTGCTAGACGCTGATTGTTCATTGAATAACGCACCTTTTTACTGTGAAACTCGCTATGGAAACTTACAATCTGTTGTCGCTGAAAAGAGACCGGTTGTATTGAGCTTAAATAGTGAGTTTGGTGATTTTTATGCTGTGCTTTATAAGGTTTATGATGACAAGATCGAACTTATTAATGGCTCTCAGCGAGTCTTAATTGCCACGGATTGGTTAAATACCAACTGGAATGGTGAGTATCAGACACTTTGGTACAGTGAAATTGATCAAGTTTTGAAGATAAACAGTAACGGCAATAGCGTCGAAAAATTGGATTTATTGTTGGCTAAAGTATTAGGGGATGAAAGATTAAATACTCGGGTGTTTAATGCTACGTTAGAAAATCGTGTGAAAGCATTTCAAACTTGGCAAGGATTGTCCGCTGATGGTGTCGTTGGTAAAAATACATTGAAATTACTTGATCGGATGACGACCGAATTT
- the folK gene encoding 2-amino-4-hydroxy-6-hydroxymethyldihydropteridine diphosphokinase has product MTKVYIGVGTNVDREKHTHAALNELFLLDNQIRVSPIYECAPVGFDSEAFYNFVVELTTTQKLTDFSHELRKIEVKWGRSEEAKKFQDRSLDLDILLFGDEISPHSPTVPREDIFKYPFVIQPLFDLVPDLVIPNDGRRVKEIWQKMDNLESLIEVDFVY; this is encoded by the coding sequence ATGACGAAGGTTTATATTGGCGTTGGCACCAATGTAGATAGGGAAAAGCATACCCATGCTGCGTTGAATGAACTCTTTTTATTGGATAATCAAATCAGGGTCTCACCTATATATGAATGTGCACCTGTCGGTTTTGACAGTGAGGCGTTTTATAATTTTGTTGTAGAACTAACGACCACTCAAAAATTGACGGATTTTTCACATGAGCTTCGTAAAATAGAGGTAAAGTGGGGCCGTAGTGAAGAGGCTAAAAAGTTTCAGGATAGAAGCTTAGATCTCGATATCTTACTTTTTGGTGATGAAATATCACCACATTCTCCGACTGTACCTAGAGAAGATATATTTAAATACCCTTTTGTTATTCAACCTTTATTCGACCTAGTGCCTGATTTGGTTATCCCCAATGATGGAAGAAGAGTGAAAGAGATTTGGCAGAAGATGGATAACTTAGAATCCCTTATTGAAGTGGATTTTGTATATTAA
- the folB gene encoding dihydroneopterin aldolase, giving the protein MSFDKVFIEKLEVITTIGVYDWEQEIKQKLVLDIEMAHDNKPAGKSDDVEDALDYSKVSTAVIEHIANGRFLLVERVAEEVAELIMMKFNVPWISIRLTKPGAVPQAAGVGVIIERGIKK; this is encoded by the coding sequence ATGTCATTTGATAAAGTGTTTATTGAAAAGCTAGAGGTTATTACCACCATAGGTGTATATGACTGGGAACAAGAGATCAAACAGAAGCTGGTCCTAGATATAGAAATGGCGCACGACAATAAACCCGCAGGAAAAAGTGATGACGTTGAAGACGCATTAGATTACTCCAAAGTAAGCACAGCGGTTATTGAGCATATAGCGAATGGTCGGTTTTTATTGGTAGAACGAGTTGCAGAAGAAGTAGCAGAATTAATTATGATGAAGTTTAACGTGCCATGGATAAGCATACGTTTAACTAAACCAGGCGCTGTTCCACAGGCCGCTGGTGTCGGTGTGATTATTGAAAGAGGCATTAAGAAATAA
- the plsY gene encoding glycerol-3-phosphate 1-O-acyltransferase PlsY produces MTPLALGMIIFAYLLGSISSAVLICRILKLPDPREHGSKNPGATNVLRIGGKSAALTVLLLDMLKGTIPVWLSYYLTIEPLYLGLIGISACLGHIYPIFFHFKGGKGVATAIGAIAPIGWGLTGLLGLTWLIAAFITRYSSLAAIITALLAPFYAWVFKPLYTLPVAMLCCLILLRHYDNIRRLMDGTEPKIGSAS; encoded by the coding sequence ATGACACCATTAGCTCTTGGTATGATCATCTTTGCCTATCTACTCGGTTCTATATCGAGTGCGGTGTTGATCTGTCGGATCCTTAAGCTACCGGATCCGCGAGAACATGGTTCTAAAAACCCTGGTGCGACAAACGTATTACGTATTGGAGGCAAGTCTGCAGCCCTAACGGTATTATTGCTCGATATGTTAAAGGGTACGATTCCTGTTTGGTTGAGTTATTACCTAACAATTGAACCCTTGTACCTCGGTTTAATTGGCATTTCAGCTTGCTTAGGCCATATCTATCCTATCTTTTTTCATTTTAAAGGAGGAAAAGGGGTTGCCACTGCAATTGGTGCAATAGCTCCGATAGGTTGGGGATTAACAGGGTTACTCGGGTTAACATGGTTAATTGCTGCGTTTATAACCAGATATTCATCTCTTGCTGCGATTATTACTGCTCTGTTAGCACCATTTTACGCTTGGGTATTTAAGCCGCTTTATACACTGCCAGTTGCCATGCTTTGCTGTCTAATTTTGCTAAGACATTATGATAATATCCGTCGCCTTATGGACGGAACAGAGCCAAAAATCGGCTCTGCTTCTTAA